Proteins encoded within one genomic window of Brachybacterium avium:
- a CDS encoding aldehyde dehydrogenase family protein, translated as MSTDAHQISSSTGPSADEGAERTRIRADVDALRASFDAGTTQPLAARLAQLEALRRGLRREEPRLARALAEDLGKSRTESALTEIGVVAQEITHTMKHLRSWLRPERLSLGPLLAPASGELQRQPLGTTLIISPWNYPVNLTLAPLVAAIAGGNTAVVKPSEVAPATSAALTHLLRTHLDPAWVRVVEGAVEETTILLEQRFDLIFYTGNGAVGRIVARAAAEHLTPTVLELGGKSPVFVDEGTDLAVTARRIIWGKFTNAGQTCIAPDYLMATPRTLERLRPHLRKAVRQLYSARPERSLDFGRMVSDKHFERVLALIDDEQAILGGTAEADTATRYLPPTIMMGVEWDDAVMGEEIFGPVLPLLAVSGPDEAIARIRKGEKPLTAYVFSPAARSRSGSRPRPPPAPSPWA; from the coding sequence ATGTCGACAGATGCTCACCAGATCAGCAGCTCCACCGGACCGTCGGCCGACGAAGGCGCGGAACGGACCCGGATCCGCGCCGACGTCGACGCGCTGCGTGCCTCCTTCGACGCCGGCACCACCCAGCCCCTCGCCGCCCGCCTCGCCCAGCTCGAGGCGCTGCGCCGCGGCCTGCGCCGTGAGGAGCCGAGGCTGGCCCGGGCGCTCGCCGAGGACCTCGGCAAGTCCCGCACCGAGAGCGCCCTGACCGAGATCGGGGTGGTCGCCCAGGAGATCACCCACACCATGAAGCATCTGCGCTCCTGGCTGCGGCCCGAGCGGCTCTCGCTGGGCCCGCTGCTGGCCCCGGCCTCCGGGGAGCTGCAGCGGCAGCCTCTGGGCACCACGCTGATCATCTCCCCGTGGAACTATCCGGTGAACCTCACCCTTGCGCCGCTGGTCGCCGCGATCGCCGGCGGCAACACCGCGGTCGTGAAGCCCAGCGAGGTGGCGCCGGCGACCTCCGCCGCCCTCACCCACCTGCTGCGCACCCATCTCGATCCCGCCTGGGTGCGGGTGGTCGAGGGCGCGGTGGAGGAGACCACGATCCTGCTCGAGCAGCGCTTCGATCTGATCTTCTACACGGGCAACGGCGCCGTCGGCCGGATCGTGGCGCGCGCCGCCGCCGAGCACCTCACCCCCACCGTGCTCGAACTGGGCGGGAAGTCCCCGGTGTTCGTCGACGAGGGCACGGACCTGGCCGTCACCGCCCGACGGATCATCTGGGGCAAGTTCACCAATGCGGGGCAGACCTGCATCGCCCCCGACTACCTGATGGCCACCCCGCGCACCCTCGAGCGCCTGCGACCCCACCTGCGCAAGGCGGTGCGCCAGCTGTACAGCGCCCGTCCCGAGCGCAGCCTGGACTTCGGCCGGATGGTCAGCGACAAGCACTTCGAGCGGGTGCTCGCGCTCATCGACGACGAGCAGGCGATCCTCGGCGGCACCGCCGAGGCGGATACCGCCACCCGCTACCTGCCGCCCACGATCATGATGGGTGTGGAGTGGGACGACGCGGTGATGGGGGAGGAGATCTTCGGCCCCGTCCTGCCGCTGCTCGCGGTCTCCGGCCCCGACGAGGCGATCGCCCGGATCCGGAAGGGCGAGAAACCGCTGACCGCTTATGTGTTCTCCCCCGCCGCGAGGTCGAGGAGCGGTTCGCGACCGAGACCTCCTCCGGCTCCCTCGCCCTGGGCCTGA
- a CDS encoding MauE/DoxX family redox-associated membrane protein yields the protein MTVLMAAPLLVTLTLLVSGLAKLGARQGTEEAMTSLRLPLRGLHRTAASLLPVTEIVLALVLWIPSVPLQTAVSVAIALLMCAYLVIIARALSFDEPVQCSCFGTLASPTVSRLTLGRNLLLLGLGLLTVVAAAGGSMTIVLVQAPLSLIGLGITVLLTIALTLLTVGATDPAVAPAPAAPRTGGAADDESAEAELLDYERAATPAAVLQQPDGRLITLTQLTAQQAALLIFTSEGCGPCERVLDRAPEWIESLSPFLQVRFVFSRPVDQLRERTTQRVGTLAMHDLQFTARSTLGGRTAPSAVLLGADGLLAGGPVDGGSTVIEFVEEIRTQLRSVQDQDQDQDQDQDQSRSSAP from the coding sequence ATGACCGTGCTGATGGCCGCACCGCTGCTGGTGACGCTCACGCTGCTGGTCTCCGGGCTCGCGAAGCTCGGGGCGCGCCAGGGCACCGAGGAGGCGATGACCTCGCTGCGACTGCCGCTGCGAGGCCTGCACCGCACGGCCGCGTCCCTCCTGCCGGTGACGGAGATCGTGCTCGCCCTGGTGCTGTGGATCCCCTCGGTGCCGCTGCAGACGGCGGTCTCCGTGGCGATCGCGCTGCTGATGTGCGCCTACCTGGTGATCATCGCCCGGGCGCTGAGCTTCGACGAGCCGGTTCAGTGCTCGTGCTTCGGCACCCTCGCCTCGCCCACCGTCTCGCGGCTCACACTGGGGCGGAACCTCCTGCTTCTCGGTCTCGGCCTGCTGACCGTGGTGGCGGCCGCGGGCGGCTCGATGACGATCGTGCTGGTACAGGCCCCGCTGTCGCTGATCGGTCTCGGGATCACCGTGCTGCTGACGATCGCGCTGACCCTCCTCACCGTCGGCGCCACGGACCCTGCTGTCGCGCCGGCGCCCGCTGCGCCGCGCACCGGGGGCGCAGCGGACGATGAGAGCGCCGAGGCGGAGCTGCTGGACTACGAGCGCGCGGCGACTCCCGCAGCGGTGCTGCAGCAGCCGGACGGCCGACTGATCACCCTGACCCAGCTCACCGCACAGCAGGCCGCCCTGCTGATCTTCACCTCCGAGGGATGCGGGCCCTGCGAGCGGGTGCTGGACCGGGCCCCGGAGTGGATCGAGTCGCTCTCGCCCTTCCTCCAGGTCCGGTTCGTGTTCTCGCGTCCCGTGGATCAGCTGCGAGAGCGCACCACGCAGCGGGTGGGGACGCTGGCGATGCACGATCTGCAGTTCACCGCCCGCTCCACGCTCGGCGGGCGGACGGCGCCCTCGGCCGTGCTGCTCGGGGCCGACGGCCTGCTCGCCGGTGGTCCGGTGGACGGCGGCTCGACGGTGATCGAGTTCGTCGAGGAGATCCGCACCCAGCTGCGCAGCGTGCAGGACCAGGACCAGGACCAGGACCAGGACCAGGACCAGTCTCGCTCGTCCGCGCCGTGA
- a CDS encoding serine hydrolase domain-containing protein, producing the protein MHPADPTSIDPAQTAIPDQLLLLPLRQRILEQRLGVRAVHLHRAGRTELSCRFAEDTAENIYSVSKTVTALAVGIAADEGLLDPQDLLSDHLAAPSGGYGAGVEQVRLRHLLTMTSGSPVLGFLDEQRDHPDLTSLLLGTDLLAEPGQLWEYSNGSIFLLSRVIGERTGQSLRDWLMPRLFEPLGILNPQWHTTRDGHSWGATGLHLRSGQLARIGRLLLQRGEHEGAQLVPATWIDALHAEDAWVPTGDPEPESAHYGLGVWRCTPEGAWRADGALGQLLVVLPAQDAVITVTARLEGRGAAEILRAVWEELLPLL; encoded by the coding sequence ATGCACCCCGCCGACCCCACCAGCATCGATCCCGCCCAGACCGCGATCCCCGACCAGCTCCTGCTTCTTCCCCTGCGCCAGCGGATCCTCGAGCAGCGCCTCGGCGTGCGGGCGGTGCACCTGCATCGCGCCGGCCGCACCGAGCTCAGCTGCCGCTTCGCCGAGGACACCGCAGAGAACATCTACTCCGTCTCCAAGACGGTGACCGCGCTCGCCGTGGGCATCGCGGCCGACGAGGGGCTGCTGGATCCGCAGGACCTGCTGAGCGATCACCTGGCCGCACCGAGCGGCGGGTACGGCGCCGGGGTCGAACAGGTGCGACTGCGTCACCTGCTCACGATGACCTCCGGCTCGCCGGTGCTGGGCTTCCTCGATGAGCAGCGCGACCACCCGGACCTCACCTCCCTGCTGCTGGGCACCGACCTGCTCGCCGAGCCCGGGCAGCTCTGGGAGTACTCCAACGGCTCGATCTTCCTGCTCTCCCGGGTGATCGGTGAGCGCACCGGGCAGAGCCTGCGGGACTGGCTGATGCCGCGCCTGTTCGAGCCGCTGGGGATCCTCAACCCGCAATGGCACACCACCCGTGACGGGCACAGCTGGGGTGCGACGGGGCTGCATCTGAGGAGCGGTCAGCTGGCGCGGATCGGCCGCCTGCTGCTGCAGCGCGGAGAGCACGAAGGTGCGCAGCTCGTGCCCGCCACCTGGATCGACGCGCTGCACGCCGAGGATGCGTGGGTACCCACCGGTGATCCCGAGCCCGAGAGCGCCCATTACGGCCTCGGCGTCTGGCGGTGCACGCCCGAGGGTGCGTGGCGGGCCGACGGCGCACTGGGACAGCTGCTGGTCGTGCTGCCTGCGCAGGATGCCGTCATCACCGTCACCGCGCGTCTGGAAGGCCGGGGCGCGGCGGAGATCCTGCGCGCCGTGTGGGAGGAGCTGCTGCCGCTGCTGTGA
- a CDS encoding hemolysin family protein gives MDLSVLLNIALVLLFVLIGGVFAGTEMAIVNLRETQIKQLEESGPRGERTATLVRDPNQFLSAVQIGVTVAGFFSSAYGASTIAPSLVPLFTDLGLSQTTAGTVALIGMTLVIAYLSLVLGELAPKRLAMQNAMAMTKIVGTPLSIFGQLMRPVIWLLSTSTNIVVRLLGGDPDADREAVSAEEIKSMVRSSDALDQAESRVLADVFDASERTVVEVMQPRHQVHFLDGDQTVAQVRMEIRNTGFSRYPVIGEDVDDVLGFVHVRDMLLVDDPATTRMSELVRPIEHIPGTVQVLMALNRMRAHADQIAVVVDEYGGTDGIVTLEDLLEELVGEIYDEFDRESWPAPGGLDSILEADGTFEGGLILQEFEAATDIGLPDTGGYETVGGFLMAQLGRIPVAGDSVAVEGGLLEVVEVDERRVQTVRFTPVEPEPSADEDEDPEQT, from the coding sequence ATGGACCTCTCCGTTCTCCTGAACATCGCCCTGGTGCTCCTCTTCGTGCTCATCGGCGGCGTGTTCGCAGGTACCGAGATGGCGATCGTCAATCTCCGCGAGACGCAGATCAAGCAGCTCGAGGAGAGCGGCCCCCGCGGCGAGCGCACCGCGACGCTGGTGCGGGACCCCAACCAGTTCCTCTCCGCCGTGCAGATCGGCGTGACCGTCGCCGGCTTCTTCTCCTCCGCCTACGGCGCCTCCACCATCGCCCCCTCCCTGGTGCCGCTGTTCACCGATCTCGGGCTCTCGCAGACGACCGCCGGAACGGTGGCGCTGATCGGGATGACCCTGGTCATCGCCTATCTCTCGCTGGTGCTCGGCGAGCTCGCCCCCAAACGGCTGGCCATGCAGAACGCGATGGCGATGACCAAGATCGTCGGCACTCCGCTGAGCATCTTCGGGCAGCTGATGCGACCGGTGATCTGGCTGCTGTCCACCTCCACCAACATCGTCGTGCGCCTGCTGGGAGGGGACCCGGATGCCGACCGCGAGGCCGTCTCCGCCGAGGAGATCAAGTCGATGGTGCGCAGCTCCGATGCCCTGGACCAGGCCGAGTCGCGCGTGCTCGCCGATGTCTTCGACGCCTCCGAGCGCACCGTCGTCGAGGTGATGCAGCCCCGCCACCAGGTGCACTTCCTCGACGGCGACCAGACCGTCGCCCAGGTCAGGATGGAGATCCGCAACACCGGCTTCTCCCGCTATCCGGTGATCGGGGAGGACGTCGACGATGTGCTCGGCTTCGTGCATGTGCGGGACATGCTGCTGGTCGATGATCCGGCCACCACCCGCATGTCCGAGCTGGTGCGCCCCATCGAGCACATCCCGGGCACCGTCCAGGTGCTGATGGCGCTGAACCGGATGCGCGCGCACGCCGATCAGATCGCCGTCGTGGTCGATGAGTACGGCGGCACCGACGGCATCGTCACCCTCGAGGACCTGCTCGAGGAGCTGGTGGGGGAGATCTATGACGAGTTCGACCGTGAGTCGTGGCCTGCACCCGGCGGGCTCGACAGCATCCTCGAGGCCGACGGCACCTTCGAGGGCGGGCTGATCCTCCAGGAGTTCGAGGCCGCCACCGACATCGGCCTGCCTGACACGGGCGGGTACGAGACCGTCGGCGGGTTCCTCATGGCCCAGCTGGGCCGGATCCCCGTGGCCGGGGACAGCGTCGCGGTCGAGGGCGGGCTGCTGGAGGTGGTCGAGGTCGACGAGCGCCGGGTGCAGACGGTGCGCTTCACGCCCGTCGAGCCCGAGCCCTCTGCCGACGAGGACGAGGATCCCGAGCAGACCTGA
- a CDS encoding pyruvate dehydrogenase: MARSTFAQLLVTQLRDLGVQRIYGVVGDSLNPVVDAVRTTEGIEWVHVRNEEAGAFAAGAEARLTGKLAVCAGSCGPGNTHLIQGLFDAHRDGAPVLAIASHIPSGKIGTGFFQETHPETLFRECSHFCEMVNSGTHGTTMLHIAVQTAIAKQGVSVLVLPGDVADEEVDGPLTRDLATDLGRIQPAAAPVGRLAELIDEADTVTLFTGAGVRDAREEVLELAERVKSPIGHAFGGKEFMQYDNPFDVGMSGLLGYGACYEAMHEADLVILLGTDFPYSEFLPGPEGKNPPRVVQIDAEAARLGRRAPLDLAIHGDVGLTLQALMPLLTREKSARFLHRQLKAHHKALSGAVAAYTKNVEKMTPIHPEFVAATLDALADEDAVFTVDTGMCNVWGARYITPNGKRRLFGSWHHGSMANALPQAIGASKAFPERQVISMSGDGGLGMLMGELLTVKLHDLNTKIVVFNNSSLGMVKLEMLVEGLPDYGTDHEDVNYAAIAQGVGIGAVRITDPKKLKKQLAEALATPGPMLIDVVTDPDALSMPPKISAQQIRGFATASTKIVLGGGVGKMLDMASTNLRNMPR; encoded by the coding sequence ATGGCCCGCAGCACCTTCGCCCAGCTCCTCGTCACCCAGCTCCGCGACCTCGGCGTCCAGCGGATCTACGGGGTGGTCGGCGACTCGCTGAACCCCGTGGTCGATGCCGTGCGCACCACTGAGGGCATCGAGTGGGTCCATGTGCGCAACGAGGAGGCGGGAGCCTTCGCCGCGGGCGCCGAGGCCCGGCTGACCGGGAAGCTCGCCGTCTGCGCCGGTTCCTGCGGACCGGGCAACACCCACCTGATCCAAGGCCTGTTCGACGCCCACCGCGACGGCGCCCCGGTGCTCGCGATCGCCTCCCACATCCCCTCCGGCAAGATCGGCACCGGCTTCTTCCAGGAGACGCACCCCGAGACCCTCTTCCGCGAGTGCTCCCACTTCTGCGAGATGGTCAACTCCGGCACGCACGGCACGACCATGCTCCACATCGCCGTGCAGACGGCGATCGCGAAGCAGGGCGTCTCGGTGCTGGTGCTGCCCGGTGATGTGGCCGATGAGGAGGTCGACGGGCCGCTGACCCGCGATCTCGCCACGGACCTCGGCCGCATCCAGCCCGCCGCGGCGCCCGTCGGCCGCCTCGCGGAGCTGATCGACGAGGCCGACACCGTCACCCTGTTCACCGGTGCCGGGGTGCGGGATGCGCGCGAGGAGGTGCTCGAGCTCGCCGAACGGGTCAAGTCCCCGATCGGTCACGCCTTCGGCGGCAAGGAGTTCATGCAGTACGACAACCCGTTCGACGTGGGGATGAGCGGTCTGCTGGGCTACGGCGCCTGCTACGAGGCGATGCACGAGGCGGATCTGGTGATCCTGCTGGGCACCGATTTCCCGTACAGCGAGTTCCTGCCGGGGCCGGAGGGGAAGAACCCTCCGCGGGTCGTGCAGATCGATGCTGAGGCCGCCCGACTGGGCCGCCGGGCGCCGCTGGACCTCGCGATCCACGGCGACGTGGGCCTGACCCTGCAGGCCCTGATGCCGCTGCTGACCCGCGAGAAGAGCGCCCGCTTCCTGCACCGCCAGCTGAAGGCCCACCACAAGGCGCTGTCCGGCGCGGTCGCCGCCTACACGAAGAACGTCGAGAAGATGACGCCGATCCATCCGGAGTTCGTCGCCGCGACCCTCGACGCCCTCGCCGACGAGGACGCCGTGTTCACCGTGGACACCGGCATGTGCAACGTCTGGGGTGCCCGCTACATCACCCCCAACGGGAAGCGTCGGCTGTTCGGCTCCTGGCACCACGGCAGCATGGCCAACGCCCTCCCGCAGGCGATCGGTGCCTCGAAGGCGTTCCCGGAGCGGCAGGTGATCTCGATGAGCGGCGACGGAGGCCTGGGCATGCTGATGGGGGAGCTGCTCACCGTGAAGCTGCATGACCTGAACACCAAGATCGTGGTCTTCAACAATTCCAGCCTCGGCATGGTCAAGCTCGAGATGCTGGTGGAGGGCCTGCCCGACTACGGCACCGACCACGAGGACGTGAACTATGCGGCGATCGCGCAGGGGGTGGGCATCGGCGCGGTGCGCATCACCGATCCGAAGAAGCTGAAGAAGCAGTTGGCCGAGGCGCTCGCCACCCCAGGTCCGATGCTGATCGACGTGGTCACGGATCCTGATGCCCTGTCGATGCCGCCGAAGATCTCCGCCCAGCAGATCCGTGGATTCGCGACCGCCTCGACCAAGATCGTGCTCGGCGGCGGGGTAGGGAAGATGCTCGACATGGCGTCGACGAACCTGCGCAACATGCCCCGCTGA
- the manA gene encoding mannose-6-phosphate isomerase, class I, giving the protein MFELASHLQHYAWGSTTAIPEFLGCEPDGRPWAEAWFGAHPLAPATVPGGTGLDAVIAKERDRMLGPDVARAFGGQLPFLLKVIAAESPLSLQVHPSREHAAESFAAESAAGIALDSPRRIYRDANHKPEMLIALTRFTALCGFRTPRRAAVILDGLGTALTDRLHRLLVDNPTAHGMRAAFRTLVSASLRPAPEAVDAVVEACRARAAAGISPSPRIDRFVSLLADHHPGDPGVVAALLLNPVTLQSGEAMYVPAGALHAYLHGTGLEIMATSDNVLRAGLTAKRVDADEVLQCVSVTAAPPLRVAPERQNPTSIAYYAPVDDFELAVTELSDPDDPMAGTHPIPGSGPRIVLGLEGSATLETTTGSHALRAGQAVFVPAADGPLRARGHGSFAQASVP; this is encoded by the coding sequence CTGTTCGAGCTCGCCAGCCATCTCCAGCACTACGCCTGGGGCTCGACCACCGCGATCCCGGAGTTCCTGGGATGCGAACCCGACGGCAGGCCCTGGGCCGAGGCCTGGTTCGGGGCGCATCCGCTGGCCCCGGCGACGGTGCCGGGCGGCACCGGGCTGGACGCGGTGATCGCGAAGGAGCGGGACCGGATGCTGGGTCCCGATGTCGCCCGAGCCTTCGGCGGGCAGCTGCCGTTCCTGCTCAAGGTGATCGCGGCGGAGAGCCCGCTGTCGCTGCAGGTCCATCCCAGTCGGGAGCATGCCGCGGAGTCCTTCGCCGCCGAGAGCGCCGCCGGCATCGCCCTGGACTCGCCGCGGCGGATCTACCGCGATGCGAACCACAAGCCGGAGATGCTGATCGCCCTGACCCGCTTCACTGCGCTGTGCGGCTTCCGCACCCCCCGCCGGGCGGCGGTGATCCTCGACGGGCTCGGCACCGCCCTCACCGACCGGCTGCACCGCCTGCTGGTCGACAACCCCACCGCGCACGGCATGCGGGCCGCGTTCCGCACGCTGGTCTCCGCCTCGCTGCGGCCTGCGCCGGAGGCGGTCGATGCGGTGGTCGAGGCCTGTCGGGCCCGTGCCGCCGCCGGCATCTCCCCCTCGCCGCGCATCGACCGCTTCGTCTCCCTGCTGGCGGACCACCACCCCGGCGACCCGGGCGTGGTCGCGGCGCTGCTGCTGAACCCGGTCACCCTGCAGAGTGGCGAGGCGATGTACGTGCCCGCCGGCGCGCTGCACGCCTACCTCCACGGCACCGGCCTGGAGATCATGGCGACCAGCGACAATGTGCTGCGGGCCGGACTGACCGCGAAGCGGGTCGATGCCGACGAGGTGCTCCAGTGCGTCAGCGTCACTGCCGCGCCGCCGCTGAGGGTCGCCCCGGAACGGCAGAACCCCACCTCGATCGCCTACTACGCCCCGGTCGATGACTTCGAGCTCGCCGTCACCGAGCTCAGCGACCCGGACGATCCGATGGCCGGGACGCACCCGATCCCGGGCTCCGGGCCCCGGATCGTGCTCGGCCTGGAGGGCTCGGCCACCCTGGAGACCACCACCGGCAGCCATGCGCTGCGGGCCGGGCAGGCGGTCTTCGTCCCGGCGGCCGACGGTCCGCTGCGGGCCCGGGGCCACGGCAGCTTCGCGCAGGCCAGCGTGCCCTGA